AAGTACAAGTGGACCATACTGAGTAATAATGAACCATTTGTATAGACACAGTCTCTACCATTATACATGAACAGGATGCTGGAAGATACATAGTTAGATCCAGATTTATCTGCTTTCAATATAACAGGGAAAAGTTCGCGTCATTCTAGCAATCAAACTAAGGTCTTAGGAAGCTACAATCTTAATTATATAGAAGTCGGAGTTCGCTAGCAGTGATAAAAAGcatattcatatatttatcAGTGATATAatgaagaaaaaacaaaagtatTACGCTGTAGGTATTGCAGATCAATAGTTGGCCGTGTAATCGCTGGAAAACTCGTTGCACGATCATGATTTGGAGAAAACGTTCACGGGTTAAATTATATTACTCTAATTACGCGCTATTTAATGTGTTACAATTAAAATCGTAGAAAAACGGTTAAATTAGTATTTAGTTTGGTTGCTACGATTGCTAGCGCTCAGCTGACACTTGACTGACTGCTCTCTGAAGTGGTCGACGCAAGTGTGAAACGGAACGCAGACATgtttaaaatgttacaaaaagCTTTTTATAATCATAAATACTAAAGaaacttataattttaattttgttcttTTATCAATGCACATCAAGGTTTAATTATCATGATACTCATATCACTTTacgatataattattataaaactcaAGTGGCTGTATGGCACATTCCAACGCTACATACGATAATTCAAAAATTAAGAAAAGAGAACATCTGTCATGTGTTTATGCGATATGTCTGATTTTTCTACGACATATTTTCGAACAATTATCGAATTTCTTGTGCTAGTACGTGAATAAACGATCGATGTGAAAATGGCGCTATGTTTGCGCACGTTTTCCCACAAAATCTCACCTATAAACGGTATTGTTTCCACAAAAAATCATTCCAGCCGATTGTCTAGAAAAATCCCCGTGCGGGCACAATTTCTGGAAGATGTGAGTATATTACAATATATTTACTATAAATAACTTTCTTACTTAAACAATGGATtttaaattactttaaaaatgaagtatataattgtatattacgtgtttAACCACGATATTTTTATCATCATGTGCCATATAGGAATTTCCTTGACATTGACTCAATTAGAGGGTGTGTGTCACGAATTCGCAGTTCCTTCATCGCCGGCGCATCTCGAGCTGTCCAGTGCCGTCAAGATGTGCCGTAGACTCGAACATAGACAATGTTTACATTCACGAACTGACCACGGCGGCTTCACTTCGAGGTTACCGCAAGGAGCGGCCCGACCGGGACGTGTACAACCCACTGAGCTGCTATAAAGACGGCATAGCTGTGAGGTCTTTGGGGCTGACGTCGGACGACTATGTGGAGAAGACCTTACCTTTTGAGTTGAATGACACATATAATAGTATTAGAAATATAGATTTATCCAAATTTGAAGATATAGAGGTGAGTTCATTTAGTTGTTTTATTATTCTAAACATAAATTGGCAGCTAATATTATGTACACAAAGCATATCATTACATAACTTGTTTACATGATGCAATCTAGGTTTTCTTTCATTTAACCACCAATCTCTTTTTTTCCCATGTATTAAGCATGTAATTAACTACatatttcttgtttttattttctctcGTCAATTGATATATCAAATATTAGATACcaaattgataacctcctccttttttgaagtcggttaaaaatacaacTCAGTTGCGCTGCCCTAATTATAGCATTTTATGAGTGATGTGTGTAAACACTTCATAATGCAGTGTCTATGATAGCCtgtatttttatataatgaAATATCTTCCAGTCACTGCAACCGACTTGCCTCTCCGCCTTCGAGTACAATGCCGTGTACAGCACAGGCGGCACCCCAGCACCCGCACCCTCCGAACAAGACAGAGAAGGGAAGCCCAGTGAGGAGCAGCTCGCCAAGGTGTTCCATGTGCTCTCAGAGACTGTAAGTTGTACATTTTTTAGTTTCATATCAGTTTATAATACAATTcaatacaaatcctctttattgcacaacctcaACAATAACTTTTACACAGAGACACATATTGGtttgttgatatttttgacCTGTCTCATTCATAaccctttttttttcagatgccCAAGCTGTTCATCAAACCTCTGGACTACTCCATATACCATCCCAATCTGATTTTTGTCAACAACATCAGAGGAATGACCACTGTGTATGTATTCAGtcaaaacatccataactcaggaacaaaatatttgtgatgaacacacaaattaatgcccttaccaggattttaACCCAGGACCTGCTctgtaggcagggtcactaccgactaggctaggaggccgtcgaTTTATCGTCGACTGTGGCGCCGCCCTAGCGTGTgtgagacatattttttgaCAGTTGGcagctaaataaaataaaagatgaaaataatttGCACTGCTGCCACATTACAACGGTGACTGGAAGCCGGAAGTAACTTTTCGGCATCGCGTTTATGAAAAGTTGACTGGTTGACACATTCACGGTCCGTGCCCCTTATATGGGTCAAGACAAAGCCGTAAAATTGAGACAGTGAAAGTGTTAAACCACAttcaattttttgaaaatttatttggaaagtattaattatgaattatgattgCAGCGGTCTAATACATTATGTGAAACAAATCGCGCTGCTTCGCACCGTGGGGCATCTCAAGTTCGCGTACGTGCGCTTCGAAGTGATGAAGATCACCCAGCATCCGGAGGACTCTAGTGTCAAGTAAGTGATTATTTCATCTTTAGGTAGGTCAACAGTTACTGCGCCCTATAGCCCGGGCGTAAGAATACGGCTACGGTATCCCCTGCCTGTCGTAAAAGGCGACTAAAAGGGGTTCTCGGGGTCGGAGATGGTCGCAGCTAGGGACTGCGACTGAAAAAAGAGGGGACCCACAAAGGGGCATAGCGCTAGGACGGCACTGGCGCGTTCATTGGAGATCCGAGCCGTCCGAAATGCGCCGAAAAAGACAACTGGGAGGTTTTTAGTCGGTGAAAGTCCAACATAACCTCCGCGCTGTCCCTGCggtcagggccggattaaccctaagtcaaagtaggcaactgcctaggggccccggctcggctagggggccccggcggctcagcgcgcaccgaaataattgtttttcatagggtcaaaattcacgagtaaattttttctttttaataataatgagtatgctttgttattgttttttttttcgatccatTCTTTAATTTAATGAAACTAATAGAATTTAAGCAATACGTTAacagtttacggggcgtatatgtgtacctggggcccgtttctgacgtttctcaaaagcttgtaacttgtaatacatgTGGAAGTCCCTTTGTCATCAACATCCggttgtattacaagttacaagcttttgagaaacgggcccctgttgTAAAGGTTTTCCGAAAAAATGtttacatttactttttttcgaacaaccaaTAACTTCTGGattatttcgactcagaatcacgaggactattgattaaaacaaagaaaaaaagtgcccccagtttttcatacgaattttgggtgtcagtttagtgacagtccatacaaaatgtatcaTATATGTAAAAGTGCGTCACAAAAGTGACCGTTTTTCGACGATTGGTTCAAGTCCGAGCGCTACTTTCTtacagctcggccttcggcgtcGCTTTTTAAGAAATATCAACATTTACTTTAGTagcttggccttttgcctcgcatgaaagctcacttCGCTAAAAGACGCTTCGGGCTTGTCGAGCAATGCGGAGATTGCTGAGCTCGACCTTCacttcagcctcactttttacctcaatttaccattggtttgtgttcatctcctctacttcagcttagcctttggcctggCTGCGCCTATCttggcctgcggtctcgctttttaatacaatggaatttggttcgtgtctgtgctcaactacttatcctgaagcctgaagcacggctttgacttcgcgtgaaagctcgcctcactggggcacttcggacttttaggcccaggtgaagatcggtacccggcctggcCTTTTAACAGGCTTTCAaaatttgcgatattgttagcaaaaaatttcgcgctcgctgcgctcgcgtttttggtagACCCTTTATCtgcatgttagcttgactggtgaataaatacagttagaccaagaaaagtctgcagtgattttgataggatacgcaaaaaatcgttgcagacttatcttggtctaactctaataattttaacatatggaaattctttattactaggtagattctaatcatgtggctcggcgttttgTCTTATGGTTGGACAATCGcagttcagcctcgcaaaatattaactattgaaaAAATCAACTTAATTAGCGGCACTAATTgagcattattattattattattaaagcctTTCTTATACGAACTGTTAACATTTCATTtaacaattataattttatgtatgtatatttctatatgcaTGTTCGTAAGGTCTTTTTGACCTAGGCCTCTTCCGAATCGcctttttctaatatatttaagtatttgtccaACATTTTCTTCCATTCTTGTCTATCTATTGCCATTTCTTTCCAGTCTTTTCCTATTGTTTCTATTAGGTCTTTTTCCCATCTTGTTTTTGGTTTGCCCTTTTTTCTTTTACCAATTTTTGGATTCCAATTTGTTGCTATTTTTGTCCATCTGTTGTTTTTCATCCTGGCTATGTGCCCGGCCCAATTGTATTTTTGTTTCAATATATGTATTGCTGCATCTATAAATCTTGTTCTTCTTCTTATCTCTGTGTTTCTAACTctgtttgataactttatgttaAGGACACTTCTTTCTATTGACCGTTGACATACTTGAATTCGTTTGATGATATCTCCTGTGAGTGACCATGTTTGACTACCATATGTAAGACAGGGCAGAATGCATGAGTCGAAGGctagtttttttagttttattggtAGTTTCTTCTTAAATATATCCTTCATGGCCCAGTACTTCTTCCATGTCTGTCCGATTCTTCTTGTTATTTCTTTGTTTGTGCAGTCTGTGAATGATACCTGTTTTCCAAGGTATATATACTCGTCAACATATTCCAGTGATGTATTCTCTATTTGTATAGTCACTTTTTTTGAGTTGGTCATgacttttgttttttcttcatTCATTTCTAGACCTACTTTTTGACTTTGTGCATTTAGTTCTTGCAGTAATATACTGAGCTCAGTTGCACTGTATGCTAATATTACCAGGTCATCTGCGAATCGAAGATTTGATAAATATTTGTTGTTTATCTTGATGCCTTTTTGTCTTTCTTCCCAGTTTAGATTTTTGAATATTTCTTCTAAGACCGCTATGAACAGCTTTGGTGACATTGGGTCTCCCTGTCTTACCCCTCTGTTGATCTGGATCTGTCTTCCTAATTTGTCTGTTTTTACTCTGGCTGTACTTTTTTCATAGATCTTTTTTATGACATGTATGTAGACTTCTGGTATGTCCTGATTCTCTAGTGCCTGCCATATCGATGTATGAGTAATCGAGTCGAAAGCTTTTTTAAAGTCGACAAATCCTATATAAAGTGGTATTTGGAACTCTGTGTGTTTCTCAATTATTTGGCATAGGGTCTGAAGGTGGTCTGTTGTGGAGAAGCCCTTCATAAATCCAGCTTGTTCTGTTGGCTGTTTATTATCTAAAATAGGTGTGATGCGTTGTAGTAGTGTCATTGAAAAAATCTTGTAAATATTAGACATTAGACTAATTGGTCGGTAGTTTGATATGTCATGTGGGTCTCCTTTCTTGTATAATAGGGATATATGTGCCTCTGTCCATTGAGTGGGTATTTGTTCATTTTCTtctaaaattttattaaatagtttTGTTAGTGGAACTGCTATTACTGGTTTCATCATATGTATACTTTCATTTTTGATGTTATCCGGTCCTGGACTTTTATcttttttaagtttatgtatTGATTTTTGTACTTCTTCAACTGTGAATGGATCTACATTTTTTGAGcatagcctcgcttaaaatttgctaTTAGAGGTcctagataggaaagtgacgctcAAGCTCACAGCTTTGCactttggtattccactgggaattggccttaagcctaaagggTACTGAACAACTGAACATGCTGTATGCAGAATCAACTGTAAGGGGCCCCGAGccttgcactgcctaggggccccaacatgct
Above is a window of Cydia splendana chromosome Z, ilCydSple1.2, whole genome shotgun sequence DNA encoding:
- the LOC134805288 gene encoding uncharacterized protein LOC134805288, translated to MALCLRTFSHKISPINGIVSTKNHSSRLSRKIPVRAQFLEDFLHRRRISSCPVPSRCAVDSNIDNVYIHELTTAASLRGYRKERPDRDVYNPLSCYKDGIAVRSLGLTSDDYVEKTLPFELNDTYNSIRNIDLSKFEDIESLQPTCLSAFEYNAVYSTGGTPAPAPSEQDREGKPSEEQLAKVFHVLSETMPKLFIKPLDYSIYHPNLIFVNNIRGMTTVGLIHYVKQIALLRTVGHLKFAYVRFEVMKITQHPEDSSVKMRWRVRGISGFKVFFMFWKYKLWNMKEAFADQELWYDGFSTFYVGGDGLIQKHVADKVMPDQDTIIDDEEKAPIAAKIALLIGLIPRNYLSDVSPYFTASPGTDELTALPFKTVE